The Plodia interpunctella isolate USDA-ARS_2022_Savannah chromosome 22, ilPloInte3.2, whole genome shotgun sequence genome includes the window ATAGGACCCATGGATATCACAATACATATCTCTGTGGTAGGACCTAATTAAGAAGTCCTTATTAAGAAGTTCCCCTGGCGCGTCTGTTTGTGCCACAgacattaaattgtaaaagaagataaattaaatgtctcTGACTTGTACGACCGCAACATCGCGCGCAGGGACCgcaactcaaaaactacctgACAgattttgtacggttttcaccaataaatagtgtgattcctgaggaaggtttaggtttattatggttttacccgagcgtagTCGGAATAGGCcgctaataaaattataaaatatttaaatttgaagttaAAAAGACGAAAGCGGTCAcgatttttggtcgtaaaaaattgtacttaccaatgatataaaacatttatacttacctaggtattataaatttatttattttataaagtagtAAGTAGACGAACTAGCtacttaagtaggtatatagttaAACGTTTTTTTTGCAGTAAGAATATCGATTAAGTATCTATTGATTGAATAttgtaatacttttatttttttcttgagaTAATATTTTCCTAAGCACTTGAAGGTTAGTATGATGGaaacacattaattattaaataattattatcgtaAACATCGTTTATTCGTGACTGTagacgtttatttttttatctgtatgtaggtaggtaataaagCAATGCATTTGTCGTGCGTGGATCCGCCCTAGATACTTAGATGTAGTACCTACtaggcgactaaaggacacaGCCTAGGCACGATAGACAACAATGACATATCCAATGGGGTTTGAGGCCCGGTTGTTTAATCACAGACGATACTTCATTTAAGggttttttttacgctgaccccgggcttcacGGCGTCATAATCCCGAATGCAGCCAGAAACatgcaatatatatatgcaaattAATTCAGTTCTTGTGATTCGATTAGTAGCAGTTAGGTAAAAGTAGTTTTGGAATAATCTCCAAGTCCGATggtaaaactaatatatacttatatataatatattaggacaaatatattataaatataaaaatataaatgttacgacaaaaattaaaaaatatatattgttttgacTTCTCTTAGTCCCATAAACATCAATTCACATGGGTCACGCAGGCTACTCACACCTGCCGCACGGGCAATCTAGGGTCTAAAGAAGGAAATGCACGTATTTAAAGGAATGTCATCCTACATCTCTTTCTTTTCAATCCCTGCATCCCTTTCTGTAGTCCCTTAAATCGGAACGTGTGTCGCCGGTGTTAGGTCTCGCTCATTCCCACTTCCGATTCGAATCGAATCTTGCGAATAAAATTTGAGATTTCTCTTTTACAAGTGTCCACAGTATCACCTTGTCTGTCCCCTTACAGAGGTCACCTTGTATTGTACTTGCTTATCTTTTATCTAGACACAGATTAgctatacatataggtacctaatacttttacttaaaacttgtgacttgcaataaaaatctcaaaatttGGTTCATGATTTGGGCAAACCGTATCGGCATGTCAGTGTGTTGTCAGGGTTGGTGGCGGGAGACCAGCTGGCGTTCCCACCTGGGTTCAAGTTTGGAGCAGCCACGTCGGCGTATCAGGTGGAAGGATCTTGGAACGTCACCGGTAAGTGACACAGGTGTAGATGTTTCAGAACCGCTGAACTGCTTACTCCTCATGTCCACGTGCcgataaaacaaacaaatggaCAATTCAACAGCCcacactaagcttgtatcgagGGATGgatacaaacacagaaactggcacaacacacccagaacaAATATTTGGCCGAGCTGGGAAGTGAAACCTCAAGATACCACGTAAGTATGCCTATTTCAGCCAGTTGGTTTTAGCCATAATCTTCACAGATGATAGACAATTTACACGACTGACCGACCTTCACATTGAGCTTTCACACTGCGTGTTAAATTAGTACACCCAAAGACGTTAGAAAAAGGGTTGACTTCAGGCAAACCAAAAAAGTATCTTAAAAAACTTATGCCCcttaaataatacctaatttCTTCCCCAGACAAAGGCGTTAGCATCTGGGACACATTCACGCACCGTCACGACAGCTCAGTGTTCAACCAGAACACGGGGGACGTCGCGTGTGACTCCTACACCCACTACAAGAGGGACGTGCAGATGGCCGAAGAGATGGGCCTTCAGTTTTACAGGTACATAGTGATGTGCCGTTCCCAGGAAAGCGAACACTGCGTTACTCTGTGGCGTTGGAGGCTACGGGAAAACGCTCAAGTGAGAGGGATAATTATTTCCAGGAACACGCACATgtccacaccacaccacattCCCGATAAAAGTTCCAGTATTGTGGGAACGTTCTCGATAGGGGAATGGGGAATTCACACGAGCATTTTCTCGGGGTCATCCAGATGGCTGCGCTGTTAAGCATCAGAACCCAGAGTTCCAAAGTATATAAGTAATCaaaccattggcacgcatataaTTCTTGACGGCTACTGTGTGATACTTCTCCCTCTTTACAGGTTCTCTCTCTCCTGGCCCCGCCTCCTTCCAACGGGCTTCTCCAACAGAATCAGTGAGGACGGCAAGCGGTACTACAACGAGCTGATTGACGAACTCCTGCGCAACGGCATCGAGCCAATGGTCACTATTTATCATTGGGATTTACCACAGACTATACAGAATCTTGGTAAgtgtgttaatttttattattgtctagCTAAACTTTGGGCTTCCGAATTTCGGGCACGAAAAGTAGTATCTGCCAGAAAACGTATCGGATCCCTCCTTTTTTGGGTAGacgtgtaaaaaattataattcagATATCGAAATCGAACCATCTATAAATCctgaaatgattttatattgacGTATTCCTTAGAAACCATAACATTCTTGCTCAGGCGGATGGACCAACCCCCTCATAGTCGACTGGTTTGGAGATTACGCGAGAAACGTCTACTCTCTCTTTGGCGATCGCGTAAAGACCTGGATCACGATCAACGAACCTCTAATCGCATGTGACTTGTCCTACAACACTGGTTTATTAGCCCCTGGAATCGTGAGCCCTGGGCTTGGGTCGTATTTGTGCAATAAGCATGTGATGCTCGCACATGCGACAGCGTACAGAATATATGATGAGGAATTCCGCGTTTGGCAAAACGGTAAGTTTTTTAAGCTATTTTACACAAGTCTCTAGATATCGAATATTGATTCATATGGAATGGAACTTGTGTGATGAGTAGACAAAGTCCAGGAGTGCCGTCTGCTATGATGATGGTAAATTAGTTAGGTACGTAGGCATTCAATGTAtggctatgccgctcccgcccGGCCCTGCCAGAAGGCAAaaccaagaagtgctggcttgatgtcgtcaaggatgtgGTCTGACAACTCGGGATGTCGACGACCGTgcaaagtggagacgaaaaagtaggaaaggaACCGTGGATTCCGAAGCTCAACGGCTGCGGAAGAAGCCAaggaaacgctcagatgagagagagatgacAAGAAGAGAGTGGTGAATGAGATAGAATTAATACTAACGGTCATCAATCAATGTGTGTCGGTGCGTAAGACAGTCGTAATGATTCCAGGTAAGGTGTCCTTTACCAACCAACTGATTTGGACGGAAGGAGACACGGAACATGATGAGACTGACGCCGAAATAATGCGGCAGTTCATGGTGAGATcgtaaaatcaattattattcagtttaaataagttaggacaaatcacacagattgagctagccccaaagtaagtttgagacttgtgttatgggatactaactcaacgatactatattttataacaaatagtagataatataaataatagataaacatgccaagacccgggccaatcagaaaaagatcattttccgtcaggacccgaccggggacctcacggttcaaaggcaagcactttaccactgcgccaccgaggttgtctcatctgagcgtgatGAAAGCGATAAACTTCAGAACTaccagacggatttttgtacggttttcaccaatagatagtgtgcgATTAGTGAGATTCAAGTAGGTAATATGTgaaagtataatttactagcggcccgtcccggcttcgctcgggtaaaaccgtaataaaaactagcctatgtcactcctgaggGTTTCGTCTAtttttgtgccaaatttcatcaaaatcgatcctagtagtttttgagtttactcattacaaacaaaaaaaaactagaataacaaatcttttctctttataatattagtatggaagtatgaatTGTGATTTTAACCAAACTAATAACAAATTCATTGATTCAATCAGATCGGGCTCTGCTCCCACCCGGTCTACAGCGCGGAAGGTGGCTGGCCGCGCATCATTGAGGAGCTAGTGGCTGAAAAGAGCATATCTGAAGGGTACAAGAATTCCAAACTCCCTGTGTTTTCTTCCGAGGAAATAGAATTTATCAGAGGTAAGAAATAAAGAACTAACTACAtacttattttctatttaatactagctttcgtccacggcttcgcccgcatgagttattctgcgaaagcggaacacaaactttcacccccctattatagtcaattgggggttgatttttaaaatgaaccCTATGTTAGAACGGGAGTCTTTAGCTAattatatgcataccaaatttcatcaaaacctgtccaacggtttagccgtgaaagcggtacagacagataaacagacagactttcgcatttataatattagtatgggtacaatttattaataaaaaaacgactATGGTTCCACAAACAGAaagcaaattatatttaggttTTATTATGTTAGTTCCCGTAAAAATGTGAAATCCAAACTGCTAAATTCCATGGGATTTCAGGGACCTTTGATTTCTATTCTTTGAACTACTACACGGCGCGGACGGTGAGGCGGGCGCGGGCGGGTGAGGTCGTAGGGCCCTACCCCCTGTTCGGGGCCCCGGACTTAGATCTAGTGCTTGGCATCCGTCCCCATTGGAAGGAATCTCACTCGGCTTCTTTTCAAGTAAGTTAATTTCCGGGCTGATATTGATGATTTTCTGCGTATTGGCAACAGGCTGTCCTCATCAGAGATTtgtggaaaaaataatatataaaatatataacacgtctttgcccagcagtggggcaCATAAAAAGGCTAGGGAAAGTAATTTCCAGATATGACAGAATATCTAAACAGGAAGACCATGTTGAATCTCTGGTGGTGTTGtggcctgtgaaccgaaaggtccctggttcgaatcctactcgtgcctcATGAGAACCAATcagactcatgtatagtagttttcatcgaccaccacttgcttccggtcaaggaaaacatagtgaggaaacctgcacactggttgactatcaatttgtgtgtgaaatggagaaggcaacggcaaaccagttcacaagtgttggataCGGCTGACTGGCCAATCacatcaggcagatttatctagcaggtAAGTTATCTGTGCGATTATAATAACATGCAGTGAAATAGcccctgtttttttttaccctaTCTGTTAGCCAATATTGCTGCTATCCATACTtcctatactaatattacaaaaagaaatatttatatttttgtttttttttattgtaattaataaactcaaaacttaCTGAGCTTCTATTCTATAAACTTCCAGATCTACCCAGAAGGTCTGCGTCACATTCTCACCTGGCTGAAGAAGAACTACGGAGACTTGGAGTTCTTCATTCTAGAGAATGGATTCGCATCCAAACCTGGCCTGGAGCTACAAGACGATGAAAGGATTCAGTTCATACACGACCATTTGGAACAGGTAACCTAGTAAACCCATATTTAATAGCAAGTTTCGTTACtagatttttacaaacttgAATATAGTTTCACTTGTCCCGTCTGTCTGTTATTAAATCGTGCAAGTTAAACGCCTTTCCGCTTGTCCTACAGATTTgaagtttccatgacaatgcattttattatatagatgaCCTGATGATGTACCCAGGTCGATATACTACGCGAGGAAACTCCACACCGTTTTACTGCAAGGACAGGTTGTTTTGTCACGCGTTCAATGCAACAAAACCGCTATTTGgaccaaaatatatatatagcaacCTACTTTCCGAGTGTgagaaataatacattaaaagaaaaaaaaaacttttatttaaatgctccaaaaagaagaaaataaaaattttctttaaaattttaactatcaacttataaTCTCATTATCcacaatttatatgaccataaaagcttgtcgcgaggtttgcttgtgtaaataaactaatactatttaattgagttaaatacttataggtacttacgcaAACAtcgcgacaagcttttatgatttttaaatggtgtataatgaggttataagttgatagataataattaaaaaaatctagctTATCGtgtattgtcatccaaactaaacgtgtatacaaaatttcagctcaatcggttgaagatatctgcttcaaaattgagtagcaagattccacacgaacaaacaaacatacatacattgcaagttaaataaaagcttttaaaaaaaatgtttattttttaggtgCTGTTATCCATATATGAGGACGGGGCAGACGTGAGAGGGTACACGGCATGGTCCATCATGGACAACTTCGAGTGGCACGATggatataagtaattatttcttCGGATCGAGTGTACTATTATTATCGAGTCGATATTACTATTGTTTctgatttcattcaagtcgcctaaaggcatctgacatgacttttaccaATGAACATTAGACCAGACAATCACACGTGAGTGACCCGTATTTTTCATGTCTATTTCTCACGTTATAATTCATCAACTttggcattttatttcagCATAGCATTTGGGCTATACGCAGTGGACTTCAATGATCCTCAGCGCACGCGCACACCGCGAAAATCGGCCAA containing:
- the LOC128679949 gene encoding myrosinase 1-like — protein: MISRYKFNYHEKAIYLLSCTVLKMVTAAALVFSVLSGLVAGDQLAFPPGFKFGAATSAYQVEGSWNVTDKGVSIWDTFTHRHDSSVFNQNTGDVACDSYTHYKRDVQMAEEMGLQFYRFSLSWPRLLPTGFSNRISEDGKRYYNELIDELLRNGIEPMVTIYHWDLPQTIQNLGGWTNPLIVDWFGDYARNVYSLFGDRVKTWITINEPLIACDLSYNTGLLAPGIVSPGLGSYLCNKHVMLAHATAYRIYDEEFRVWQNGKVSFTNQLIWTEGDTEHDETDAEIMRQFMIGLCSHPVYSAEGGWPRIIEELVAEKSISEGYKNSKLPVFSSEEIEFIRGTFDFYSLNYYTARTVRRARAGEVVGPYPLFGAPDLDLVLGIRPHWKESHSASFQIYPEGLRHILTWLKKNYGDLEFFILENGFASKPGLELQDDERIQFIHDHLEQVLLSIYEDGADVRGYTAWSIMDNFEWHDGYNIAFGLYAVDFNDPQRTRTPRKSAKYYERVIKSHSLVPVGAVKDDL